The proteins below come from a single Stutzerimonas stutzeri RCH2 genomic window:
- the rhlB gene encoding ATP-dependent RNA helicase RhlB produces MLKALKKIFGKAPDERAGTTDSSPAAVNEGPQQSAPAAQQIATPDAPSKPPATERTAEKPRRQRSKPAKPAAPTWKLEDFTVEPAEGKTRFHDFKLAPELMHAIHDLGFPYCTPIQAQVLGYTLAGRDAIGRAQTGTGKTAAFLISTITQLLDTPPPKDRYMGEPRALIIAPTRELVVQIANDALDLTKYTNLNVMSFVGGMDFDKQLKQLESRYCDILVATPGRLLDFNQRGEVHLDMVEVMVLDEADRMLDMGFIPQVRQIIRQTPPKSERQTLLFSATFTDDVMNLAQQWTTTPAVVEIEPENVASDTVEQHVFAVAGSDKYKLLYNLITQNDWTRVMVFANRKDEVRRIEERLTRDGISAAQMSGDVPQHKRIRTLEGFREGKIRVLVATDVAGRGIHVDGISHVINFTLPEDPDDYVHRIGRTGRAGTSGTSISFAGEDDAFALPPIEALIGRKIQCEMPPAELLAPVPHSR; encoded by the coding sequence GTGCTCAAAGCACTCAAGAAAATATTTGGCAAGGCCCCCGATGAGCGGGCCGGCACAACCGACAGCAGCCCCGCTGCAGTCAACGAGGGACCGCAGCAAAGCGCCCCCGCAGCGCAGCAAATTGCGACACCTGATGCTCCGTCCAAGCCGCCAGCTACCGAGCGTACAGCCGAGAAACCACGTCGCCAGCGCAGCAAACCAGCCAAGCCCGCAGCTCCGACCTGGAAGCTGGAAGACTTCACGGTAGAGCCGGCCGAAGGCAAAACCCGCTTCCACGACTTCAAGCTCGCCCCCGAGCTGATGCATGCGATTCACGACCTGGGCTTTCCCTACTGCACGCCGATTCAGGCGCAGGTGCTGGGTTACACCCTCGCTGGCCGAGATGCCATTGGCCGCGCCCAGACCGGCACCGGCAAGACTGCCGCCTTCCTTATTTCCACCATCACACAACTGCTCGACACGCCGCCGCCGAAGGACCGCTATATGGGCGAGCCGCGTGCGCTGATCATCGCGCCGACCCGGGAACTGGTGGTGCAGATCGCCAACGACGCACTGGATCTGACCAAGTACACCAACCTGAACGTGATGAGCTTTGTGGGCGGCATGGATTTCGACAAGCAGCTCAAGCAGCTGGAATCCCGCTACTGCGACATCCTGGTTGCTACCCCGGGGCGCCTGCTGGACTTCAACCAGCGCGGCGAAGTGCATCTGGACATGGTCGAGGTGATGGTGCTGGACGAAGCCGACCGCATGCTCGACATGGGCTTCATTCCGCAGGTGCGCCAGATCATTCGGCAGACGCCACCCAAGAGCGAGCGTCAGACGCTGCTGTTCTCCGCCACCTTCACCGACGATGTGATGAACCTGGCACAACAGTGGACAACCACCCCCGCCGTGGTCGAGATCGAGCCGGAAAACGTGGCCAGCGATACCGTCGAACAGCACGTCTTCGCGGTGGCCGGCAGCGACAAGTACAAGCTGCTGTACAACCTGATCACTCAGAACGACTGGACCCGGGTAATGGTCTTCGCCAATCGCAAGGATGAAGTGCGACGAATCGAGGAGCGCCTAACCCGCGACGGCATCAGCGCCGCGCAGATGTCCGGCGACGTGCCGCAACACAAGCGCATTCGCACGCTGGAAGGCTTTCGTGAAGGCAAGATCCGCGTGTTGGTGGCGACCGATGTCGCTGGCCGCGGCATTCATGTCGATGGCATCAGCCACGTGATCAACTTCACCCTGCCGGAAGACCCGGACGACTACGTGCACCGCATCGGTCGTACCGGACGTGCCGGCACCAGTGGCACTTCGATCAGTTTCGCCGGGGAGGATGATGCCTTCGCGCTGCCGCCCATCGAGGCGCTGATCGGCCGCAAGATCCAGTGCGAGATGCCGCCAGCTGAATTGCTGGCGCCAGTTCCGCACTCACGCTGA
- a CDS encoding alpha/beta hydrolase, which yields MSEPLILEPSRAADACVIWLHGLGADRYDFQPVADALQQRLQSTRFVLPQAPTRPVTINGGWSMPSWYDILAMSPARAINREQLEASAQQLITLIEAQRDSGIDPARIFLAGFSQGGAVVLHTAFLRWRGPLGGVIALSTYAPTFGESPTFAPEALRYPALCLHGSRDDVVPPAMGRAAYQCLHDAGVKVTWRDYPMGHEVLGEEIQDIGDWLSRHLD from the coding sequence ATGAGCGAACCGTTGATCCTGGAACCCTCTCGCGCCGCCGACGCCTGTGTCATCTGGCTGCACGGCCTGGGGGCCGATCGCTATGACTTCCAGCCCGTCGCCGACGCTCTGCAGCAGCGCCTGCAGAGCACGCGCTTCGTGCTGCCCCAGGCACCGACACGCCCGGTAACCATCAACGGTGGCTGGAGCATGCCCAGCTGGTACGACATCCTTGCCATGAGCCCGGCGCGCGCAATCAATCGCGAGCAGCTGGAAGCCTCTGCGCAGCAGCTCATCACGCTGATCGAGGCACAACGCGATTCCGGTATCGATCCGGCGCGGATATTCCTCGCTGGGTTTTCCCAGGGTGGCGCGGTGGTCCTGCACACCGCCTTCCTTCGCTGGCGCGGCCCGCTGGGAGGCGTCATTGCCCTGTCGACGTATGCGCCGACCTTCGGCGAGTCACCGACTTTCGCTCCGGAGGCGCTGCGTTATCCGGCGCTGTGCCTGCATGGCAGCCGCGACGACGTGGTACCACCGGCGATGGGCCGTGCGGCTTACCAATGCCTACACGATGCGGGGGTCAAGGTCACCTGGCGCGATTACCCCATGGGTCACGAGGTCTTGGGAGAGGAAATTCAGGACATCGGCGATTGGCTCTCCAGGCATCTGGACTGA
- a CDS encoding amino acid ABC transporter substrate-binding protein: protein MIRVKSTLAVLGAASLLGISGLAQAGATLDAVQKKGFVQCGISDGLPGFSFADAKGKYQGIDVDICRAVAAAVFGDASKVKYSPLTAKERFTALQSGEVDVLSRNTTWTSSRDAAMGLNFTGVTYYDGQGFLVNKELGVSSAKELDGATVCIQAGTTTELNLSDYFRANGHKYTPITYDTSDESAKSLESGRCDVLTSDQSQLYAQRIKLAKPADYVVLPEVISKEPLGPAVRQGDEEWFDIVRWTLFAMLNAEELGVTSANVEEMAKSTKNPDVARLLGAEGEYGKDLKLPKDWAVQIVKQVGNYGEIFDRNVGAGSELKIERGLNALWNNGGLQYAPPVR from the coding sequence ATGATTAGGGTGAAATCCACACTGGCTGTGCTGGGTGCCGCGTCACTGCTGGGCATCAGCGGGCTGGCGCAGGCGGGGGCGACCCTCGATGCAGTGCAGAAGAAAGGATTCGTGCAGTGCGGCATCAGTGATGGCCTTCCGGGCTTTTCTTTTGCCGATGCCAAGGGGAAATACCAGGGGATCGATGTCGACATCTGCCGCGCGGTAGCTGCGGCGGTCTTCGGTGACGCCAGCAAGGTCAAGTACAGCCCGCTCACCGCCAAGGAGCGTTTCACTGCGCTGCAGTCGGGCGAAGTCGACGTGCTCTCGCGAAATACAACCTGGACCAGTTCGCGGGACGCCGCGATGGGGCTGAACTTTACCGGCGTGACCTACTACGATGGCCAGGGCTTTCTGGTGAATAAGGAGCTTGGGGTTTCCTCGGCCAAGGAACTGGACGGTGCCACGGTTTGTATCCAGGCCGGCACTACCACCGAGCTGAACCTCTCCGACTATTTCCGCGCCAATGGCCACAAGTACACCCCGATCACCTACGACACCTCCGATGAAAGCGCAAAGTCGCTGGAGTCCGGGCGTTGCGACGTGCTGACATCCGACCAGTCCCAGCTCTACGCACAGCGCATCAAGCTGGCCAAGCCTGCCGATTACGTCGTCTTGCCTGAAGTGATTTCCAAGGAGCCGCTCGGCCCGGCCGTTCGCCAGGGTGACGAGGAGTGGTTCGATATCGTGCGCTGGACGCTGTTCGCCATGCTCAATGCCGAAGAGCTCGGCGTGACCTCGGCCAATGTCGAAGAAATGGCCAAGAGCACAAAAAATCCTGACGTGGCGCGTCTGCTGGGTGCCGAAGGCGAATACGGCAAGGATCTCAAGCTGCCGAAGGACTGGGCGGTGCAGATCGTCAAACAGGTGGGTAACTACGGTGAGATCTTCGATCGCAACGTAGGCGCCGGCAGTGAGCTGAAGATCGAGCGCGGCCTGAATGCCTTGTGGAACAACGGTGGCCTGCAATACGCACCGCCGGTGCGCTGA
- a CDS encoding amino acid ABC transporter permease: protein MRSIARGAVPRRSPFTDPRIRAWVFQVLAVLAVVAFGWYLFHNTQTNLAHRGITSGFGFLNNAAGFGISQHLIDYSESDTYGRVFWVGLLNTLLVSVIGIFLATVMGFILGVGRLSSNWLIRQLATLYIEIFRNIPPLLLIFFVYFAVISPLPGPRNSLSLWDVVFVNNRGVQMPAPSAGDGFWAFWLALLVALVAVVVLNRWARARRHATGRMFPVFWTSPGLFLAIPWLMTFIAGAPFTWEVPELQRFNIRGGWVVIPELVSIVVALSVYTAAFIGETVRSGIQSVSHGQTEAAASLGLRPGQVLRLVIVPQALRVIVPPLTSQYLNLAKNSSLAAAIGYPDMVSLFAGTVLNQTGQAIETMAITMSVYLAISISISLLMNWYNKRIALIER from the coding sequence ATGCGTTCGATCGCCAGAGGCGCTGTGCCCCGACGTTCGCCCTTCACCGATCCACGAATACGCGCCTGGGTGTTTCAGGTGCTTGCGGTGTTGGCAGTGGTGGCGTTCGGCTGGTACCTGTTCCATAACACACAGACCAATCTTGCCCACCGCGGCATCACGTCCGGATTCGGCTTTCTTAACAATGCCGCCGGCTTCGGCATTTCCCAGCATCTGATCGACTACAGCGAGAGTGACACTTACGGTCGCGTCTTCTGGGTCGGCTTGCTCAACACACTGCTGGTCAGCGTGATCGGGATATTTCTCGCGACCGTCATGGGTTTCATCCTCGGTGTGGGGCGCCTCTCGAGCAACTGGCTGATTCGTCAGCTGGCGACGCTCTATATCGAGATCTTCCGCAACATCCCGCCGTTGCTGCTGATCTTCTTCGTCTACTTCGCAGTCATCAGCCCGCTGCCAGGGCCGCGCAACAGTCTGAGCCTGTGGGACGTGGTATTCGTCAACAACCGCGGCGTGCAGATGCCGGCACCCAGCGCAGGCGATGGTTTCTGGGCGTTCTGGCTGGCGCTGCTCGTCGCGCTGGTTGCGGTGGTGGTGCTCAACCGCTGGGCTCGCGCCCGCCGACATGCGACCGGGCGGATGTTTCCGGTGTTCTGGACCAGCCCCGGGCTGTTTCTCGCCATCCCCTGGTTGATGACTTTCATTGCAGGCGCACCTTTCACCTGGGAAGTGCCGGAGTTGCAGCGCTTCAACATTCGCGGTGGTTGGGTGGTGATCCCGGAGCTTGTTTCGATCGTGGTGGCGCTGTCGGTCTATACCGCGGCGTTTATCGGCGAGACCGTGCGCTCGGGCATCCAGTCGGTCAGTCACGGCCAGACCGAGGCTGCCGCTTCACTCGGGTTGCGTCCGGGCCAGGTGTTGCGACTGGTGATCGTGCCGCAAGCACTGCGGGTGATCGTGCCGCCGTTGACCAGCCAATATCTGAACCTAGCGAAGAACTCGTCCCTTGCGGCTGCCATCGGCTATCCGGACATGGTGTCGCTGTTCGCCGGTACGGTGCTCAATCAGACCGGGCAGGCCATCGAAACCATGGCCATCACCATGAGCGTCTACCTGGCCATCAGCATCAGCATTTCGCTGTTGATGAACTGGTACAACAAGCGCATTGCGCTGATCGAGCGGTGA
- a CDS encoding GGDEF domain-containing protein, giving the protein MKRIAGTPTVEQLRSIRLFRGVERSVLTALAEKLETCEVDAEELLLSPHTLNRHLYMLVRGQLSVQLASRDNPPVRYVEVNDCVGEVSFCDHRPPSAYVIASEPSRVVRLHSRELPLLTQSPQLMLNLIELLCDRVRLTDQLIINSEHNANIDMLTGVFNRRWLEHIFERESARCAFSGQPLCMLMIDVDEFKPYNDRHGHIAGDHALCQVARLLGTQLRPKDSLVRFGGEEFVTLLPELDLPAARLIAERLRQRVAQNDTIATPIGSLPGVTISVGLARMRPSDTLEDLIGRADKALYLAKAQGRNRVCD; this is encoded by the coding sequence ATGAAGCGCATAGCCGGTACGCCGACCGTGGAACAGCTGCGAAGCATCCGACTGTTTCGCGGCGTGGAGCGATCTGTGCTCACGGCGCTGGCGGAAAAACTGGAAACCTGCGAAGTCGATGCAGAGGAACTTCTTCTCTCTCCACATACGCTGAACCGCCATCTATACATGCTCGTGCGAGGCCAGCTAAGCGTCCAGTTGGCATCGCGAGATAATCCGCCCGTGCGTTACGTTGAGGTCAACGACTGCGTTGGCGAAGTCAGTTTCTGCGATCATCGCCCACCTTCCGCCTATGTCATCGCCAGCGAGCCGAGCCGGGTCGTCAGGCTGCACAGCCGGGAGCTGCCTTTGCTCACGCAATCGCCCCAGCTGATGCTGAACCTGATCGAACTGCTATGTGATCGGGTGCGCCTGACCGATCAACTGATCATCAACAGCGAGCACAACGCCAACATCGACATGCTCACCGGCGTGTTCAACCGACGCTGGCTGGAACATATCTTCGAACGCGAAAGTGCCCGCTGTGCCTTCAGCGGACAGCCACTGTGCATGCTGATGATCGATGTCGATGAGTTCAAGCCATACAACGACCGGCATGGGCATATCGCAGGCGATCATGCGCTCTGCCAGGTCGCGCGGCTGCTGGGGACGCAACTGCGACCGAAGGACAGCCTGGTGCGTTTCGGTGGCGAAGAATTCGTCACCCTGCTTCCCGAGCTGGACTTGCCCGCGGCACGCCTTATTGCCGAGCGCTTGCGTCAGCGTGTCGCACAGAACGACACCATCGCCACGCCGATCGGATCTTTGCCAGGCGTTACGATCTCGGTAGGCCTGGCCCGCATGCGCCCATCTGACACACTGGAGGATCTCATAGGCCGCGCGGACAAGGCGCTGTACCTGGCCAAGGCACAGGGACGAAACCGTGTCTGCGACTGA
- the moaE gene encoding molybdopterin synthase catalytic subunit MoaE, protein MTVRVQTAAFDPGAELNALHAANLGIGAVAGFVGYVRDFNDGEDVAGMLLEHAPGMTEKALEKIVVEAEQRWPLLRLDVLHRVGPLEPGEPIVFVGAASAHRDAAFDACRFVMDYLKTRAPFWKKESTPSGPRWVEGRASDQLAAERWDGKR, encoded by the coding sequence ATGACTGTACGTGTACAGACGGCCGCGTTCGACCCGGGCGCCGAACTCAATGCGCTGCACGCAGCCAATCTTGGTATCGGTGCGGTGGCCGGCTTCGTCGGGTATGTGCGCGATTTCAATGACGGCGAGGATGTTGCCGGCATGCTCCTCGAGCATGCCCCGGGGATGACCGAGAAGGCGCTGGAGAAGATCGTCGTTGAGGCCGAGCAGCGCTGGCCGTTGCTACGGCTCGATGTGCTGCACCGGGTTGGGCCGCTGGAACCGGGCGAGCCCATCGTTTTTGTCGGTGCGGCCAGTGCCCACCGTGATGCAGCCTTCGATGCCTGTCGGTTCGTGATGGATTATCTGAAAACGCGGGCGCCGTTCTGGAAAAAGGAATCCACCCCGTCCGGCCCGCGCTGGGTCGAGGGCCGCGCAAGCGATCAGCTTGCGGCCGAGCGTTGGGACGGGAAGCGCTGA
- a CDS encoding MoaD/ThiS family protein, whose amino-acid sequence MISIQFFARYRETLGSDGERLQWDASLASVNDVRQHLLARGGAWEVLAEQNLMCARNQELCGLDEPVSDGDEVAFFPTVTGG is encoded by the coding sequence ATGATCAGCATCCAGTTTTTTGCCCGTTATCGAGAAACGCTCGGCAGCGATGGCGAGCGACTGCAGTGGGATGCATCGCTCGCCAGCGTGAACGACGTGCGCCAGCATCTTCTGGCCCGTGGGGGCGCCTGGGAGGTGCTGGCTGAACAGAATCTGATGTGCGCGCGCAATCAGGAACTTTGTGGGCTCGACGAGCCGGTGTCAGACGGCGACGAAGTGGCCTTCTTTCCAACCGTGACCGGAGGTTGA